AGAAGGCACTCTGTTTGTCACTGTTTAAGACACAATAAAGGTCCAATACttttttggctgttttttttttaatagctggaagacttactattttttttctctgtgtgataCAGCAGTTCTAATAAACAATCTCACCCCAAATaagaaagattcttttttttttgacaagtccTAGAAGAGTGCAGAATCCACCCAACTTTTAACTAAATTTTCCAAACTTTCACCCCATGTTAAAAGTTCAACATGAAAGTGTAGACATGAAAGAATATAGTGAGAGTTTTCAGTTAGCAACTTAGAAAAAAGATGTGGGGCATGAGGGAACAGTGTACTCATCTAAGTAAGTACTCATCTAAGTAAGTACGTAAAGACTGTGAGATGAAAACGCAGTGCCTAACCACAGTAGTTTAGTTGAAAAAAAGATTTTCCCACAGTAGTAGTGTAGCAATTCTAATCATGCTATATACAACCATGTCAGGACTAAAAGTAAGTTGATGAAAGACAGTGGAAAGCAATGTCTCACTGTTAAAATATGAGTTTGCAGATGAATGATGAGAAGCTAGAACTGGATTACAGTTGGAGACGTGGGTGAGAACTCATGTTTAGCTTAATACAGATAGGATTTTTATACCCATAAATATGTATGCATCCATAAGTGTGTATGTCCAAGAATTAGTACATagacatttattttcatatactATCATCTGAGCTAGCCCAGATGCAATGAcactcaacaaatcaaagaacaaaCTTAATACTCCTGTCAAGTTTCTAAGACCATTCTCCATTGTTGGTTAAAAAGAACAAGGATTCCTTGAATAAATGGCATATCTCAAGAATGAGGAAAGCAATATCTTAGATAAAATTTGTATATCTTATAACATCAGAAGTgctaaaaaaaatgaagtggtaTATCTTATAACATCATAAGTGCTAAAAAATATAACAGATACCCACAATAATGTCAAAGGACACAGAAGCCAAATAAAAAATCCCTATTTGACAAAACTTGTGTAATAGGGTCAAAATTAAGTAGTATTCGATTATAACCTAGTATAAAGTAACCATCCATGATTCTACATTAATTTAACAATTGGATAAATAACTAGAGAGGAGACCAATCTCTCTTTTTTGctataatattttaatgttctcaagttaaataaaatataccaaagGTTTGATTTAGCTTGTTTGtgctaaatcatttttcttttttttttttttttttttttttgccagtcctggggcttggactcagggcctgaacactgtccctggcttctttttgctcaaggctagcactctgccacttgagccacagcgccacttctggccgttttctgtatatgtggtgctggggaatcgaacccagggcctcatgtatatgaggcaggcactcttgccactaggccatatccccagccctgtgctaaatcatttttaaaaactttatattTGAGGCATTTATTATAAAAAGTTGGTATTCAAAAATTAATATGAACTTAAATTTTATCAtacatttacttcattttttagcTTGACTTTCTAGTAAATCTTTAGCTTCATTGATTTTTGGCTATGGAAGGAGATCCCCCTTTGCCTGGGTGGTTTAAGAGCATAATTCGTCGATGAACATCTCTTATCTTTCCTTTATTGGCAGTAGGGCTTACACCTGGTATTAATGCTGCTCCCTGTTTTGTCATTTTGGGTTCAAATCCACCTCTGTAATAAACACCGCAGAAGGCAGATTTTGGTAGACTTTGAAAAACTTGTTTTACTTGAGGCTCCACATGCTTCATGGCTTGTAAAACATAACGGCCTGCAAATCCTGCAGCAGCAATCGTCAGCCCAACTACTACCACTGTACTGGCCATAGCTTAGCACGGCTGTTCTGCCTCCACTGGGAGTGGGTCTCATGCCTGCCCCGAGGCCTCGGCCTTCACCTCAAGTGCAGCCCGGCAGCCCCAAGCCTGACCAATCTCTCTtgcagacaaattcaagataaATTCCTCTTTAAGTACATTTGTTCAGTGACATTCTTCTAAAAGTTATAACAGGAAAGAGAGTGACCTTTCAATGGAGAAACCTGACAAGCATGACCTAAACCCAATGATCAAGGTCAACATCAATAAGTCAGTCATATTTAGAGTGTGGTACCTTTGATATAATGTGAAGAAAATACCCCCTTCATCTCTATGATCTTTCTCCTAAAATTTACAGTGACAGTCTAATCATTAGGAAGATATCAAAAATATTATAATTGAAAGGCATTCTACAAAAATATCCATCTGGACTCTTAAAAATTGATATATGCCATCAAAAACTAACGTGAACAATTTGGAGTCAAGAGTAGGTAAAGGACTAGCTCTCTACTCTTTGaggcacaacaccacttccagttttctggtgattattcctaccctagctagctttgaactgagatcctcggatctcagcctcctgagtagctagggttgctggtatgagccactagtgcccagctggatATTTATTCTTTTACTTCAAGTTTAAATGTATCTGTTTCTTTCATGAGGAGAATTCtggtgaaggaagggatgatttCTGCATGCCTATTAGAAGGCCATGTTAGACTTGAGTGCCACCATAAAAGCTACTTAAGTCTTCCTTATGTCTCCTTACTTCCTGTGTTTCCACACTActgcttttctgtcttttgtcTCTGCCTCAAGAcagtctcatctctgattttCGAGGTAATATAAATAAAGATGATTTATTTTATAAGCTAAAATTATTTCCCATAAGAGCAGCTTTACCTGCTATAAAGTATATTCTCTTTCAATAATTTCTAAATTCACAATTGGTAGTGATAATTTGagttcttttattaaaaatcaaatatattggagaatttatttgtgtgtgtcagtactggagtttgaaattaagacctgggtgctgtctgttagCTTGTTTGCtgcaaggtagcactctaccacttgagccatagttccacttccagctttttcctggttaattggacctaagagtctcacaacctttccaACCTCAACTATCTTTgagctatgattctcagatttcagcctgctaactgggtaggattacaggcttgagttacCAGCAACTGTCTTAGagaatttttctaatttttaccttttcatagttattataaagttgatgttacagaggggttacagttcatatgtcaggtaataagtacatttcttttttgtttgtttctttgacctattttattgttattacaaaggtgatatatagaggggttacagttacataagtcaggtaatgagtacaattctttttggacactgtcatccCTTCCcgccctctctcccagtttttccctccaatcccacCCAAAACTTGCATAGTTTACTTTCCACATGATGGCTAATGAGTACCATTACTCCATTTCAACATTCATTGTCCCTCATTTTTATGTCCCCCATTACCCACCCAAAGGCatataataaacaaacaagacaaaaagaaaagaaaaccaataacaaagaaaaaaactcttgtttctatttcctggagttcattttgataaatattatttttatataatcagaGGCACAAATGTTGTGTCTTTATATTCCCCCCAAGAGTActgtcctttggtctcactgtgtgaatgcctagcgtcctatataatttatcatgtcctaatgtatttcagatctagcttctgcatatgagagaaaacaggtgCCATTTGGCTTTCTGaccttggcttatctcacttcacatgatttgttctaggtccatccatttccttgcaaatggcataatattctttctaatgactgtataaaattccattgtgtatagctaccatattttttggatccactcctGTATTAcagggcatctgagctgtttccatcacttggctattgtgaatagtgcagcaatgaacatgaatgtgcaggtgtctttaacACATCCTGGTTTGTAATGTTTTGGATTCCCAGGTGTAGTATgtctgggttgtagggaagatctttgttttgttttttgaggaatctacagactgctgtccagagtgattGTACTAGTTCACATTCCCGCCAATAGTGCAATAGGGTGTGTTTCCACCCACATCCCTGCCCACATTTGTTGTTATTCAAATTTTTGAtgctggccaatctaactggggtgagatccAATCTCagagctgttttgatttgcatttcctttatgtcctGCGATGTTGAGAATTTTGTCTTGTAGAATTTTTTAAGATAGCTAAGATTTTGATTACTAGAAGTAGCAAAGGTAATCtacaaatatctttatttttaaaatatattttaattttttcttgaagTATATAATCTAGGTAATTCTAATCAAAGATTAGAATATATAATTCCTACTACTCCTTTACATAAAtggtttctatttaatttttatctagaatattaagtgtgtgtgtgtgtgtgtgtgtgtgtgtgtctgtctgtctgtctttctgctggccctggggcttgaactcaggtcctgatcacggtccctgagcttttttgctcaaacctagtgctctaccactttagtcgcAGCTCCAATTCCTTTTTGGCGGTTAATAGGAGGTATGACTTgaactggcctggaaccatgatctcagatctcaccctcatgagtagctaagaatacagggaTGATCCACTAAAACTTGGCTGTACagtattaaatttaaaagttattatgattatttctgCTCTATCCATTCTAAGTAAAACCATCGAGCATATTTCATTCTTTACTCAGCATCCCATCCACCCACAACTTCATCTATGTCTACCATAACTTAAATTTACAGTGCTGCTATTGGAGTtcccttaaaattttaattttctgtttctactctttgtgtcataaTTCTATTACAAATTCCTTAAGATTTTCCTCTCTTGTATAAGATTCACTCTTATTGATCATTTACATCTGTCTTTTGATCGAAAGCCTGAATGTGCTGCAGTAATGCCTAGATTTATTTTTAGACAAGTATatcattacttttctttctgaatctttaTGGATTCCACCAGTCCTTCATTTTGCTCCAGCTGTTAGATGGCTACATGAAGATCACTTGCTTAGTGCCACAAATTTCCCCTCAAATACTGGTAGCTTTGTTGTACTCACCTTATTTTTCCTGTCATGCATCTTCTGCTGGAAAGTAAACTCTACATGGATAGATTTTTCTATTTCCAACTATATCCCCTATCATCTAAGCCAGCTGCTTACAATAAACTAGTggaatgaagaaacaaatgaGATTCTCGCACAATTTGTTCCTTAGATGCAACTCCTTGACTTCGCCAGCTTGATGATCTATCTGTTTTATTATTTCAGAGGGTGATGAGTGAAAGAAAACCTAAGATACATGCTcaagtcattttctttctgaacacTTCCAATATGGGCCATATGAACATCTTTTAATTCCACCcacttttatttacaaaggaataaaaaggTTTGTGAAAACTCCTAGGCAAAGATAGCCTATTGAACACATGAATATCTGTCTGTTTACTCTGTAAAAGCTACACTCAAATAACTATTAATGATTTTAAGGACTTAAGCTAATAAAAAGAGTATAAAAGATGTGAAATAGCTATAAAGTTTTATAAGCTAGAAAGCAAATGGGTAGACATCAAATTACTCAGCAAATGTAGGAAGAATTAAATTCAAAGTAGCAGAGAGAAACGCCAAGCTCTAATCTGACTTAATTCACAATTGTCCAAATGTTCAGGGACTGGATATTCCAGACTCCTTCTTAGGACAATTCCAGCTACaaactaaaggaaaacaaaacaaatggggaTATAGTCTCTGAAGTAACAAAGAGAGGATTCTAAACTAGGAAATAATTTTGAGgcaggaaaaatattttcaaatcaaaagtttatatgaatatatgcacATTCTACACTAAGGCCACTTACCTTCTCCACTTAGGCACCAAATAGAGAAAGACAGATCCTCAGCTTCCATGAAAGAAATAAGTAGCCTTTTCTGGAAAAGAGAATTTCTccaccaagaaacaaaacaaaatggcaatagcaacaacaactacaaaaactcCCTTTATACTCTGCATATGAAATGATCTCCCCTGAACTCATACATTGTTGGATTGGCCCCCAATGCATGTTGAGAGATGGTACTTCTTGGATGTTATTGGATCATGAAGGCTCTGCAATAATCAATAGGTTAGTCCATTTGATAGATTTTTAAACTGTGTTATTGGGAGGCAGTAGTAACTAGGAGCTGGATCCCAGTTGGAGAAATAGATCTCTGGGAAGGAGTGCCCTGGAATGGTATGTCTTGGTTTTGGctctttctctttgcctctttttgcATCCTGAATGCTATGGGttatatttttcaggtagggtctcacatttttgccccaAGACCTGGTCTCTGACTGAGAGCACCCTACCTACACCTActgtgtagctgagatcacagatgtGAACTACAATGCCCAATTTACTTATTGAAATAATACTCTCACTAGTCTTCTGCCTGTTCTgacctcaaactatgattctcctaATCCCTGCCTCCATGTAGGCATATGCCACCAGATCCAGCTCATaatccttctccctccttttgcCTTTTGTTCCATTTCTTGGTAGTTAGGGTTAAATTCAGAGCAACTAGGGAATTTCTATGCCACTTGAACCATTTCACTAGCACTTTCAAgcccccatttctttattttactcTGCAGACTTCTGAAGAAAGCCTCAGTCCAGACCCCAAAACAAACATAGCAAGTAGACAAGGTGAAAAAAATTCCCTTCCAAAATACTATCATAAATCTCCTCTtaggaaaagcaaaaatgaatattGCAGAAACACAATAAAAATCTATTATAAACAAAATGAGACAATAAGAAGGGCTTTGGGGAACAAGAAATCTAATAGTAAAAATGAAAACCTCATCTGAAGAACTGCAATGAAATATTGAAGCACTCTctgaaaagtagaacaaaaaacaaatacaaaagagaTGAAGTAGagaaaagaagttttaaaaagaCACTTCAGAGATcctaaaacatatttaaaatcaaatgggtgttcaaaaataaaatagaataggccCTAAACTGAAAAATCTCTAAATTAGAAGGGTCccttaactgctcaacaaaatgGGTGAAAATAGATCCACTTAGGGGGATATCACTTGAAATTCCACAATACTGGAGAAAACAGGATTCTATACCTCTTGAAGAATACAAACTGAACCCAAACCAAAAGGTAAAGGCAAGAATggatattgatttttaaatttctctccctcttgtcccttctctttccttccttctttcctccctcccttccttccttccttccttccttccttccttccttccttccttccttccttccttccttcctccctcccttccttccttccttcctttccttcctttccttcctcctttcttctatgATGAAGGTGGAACCTGGGACCTTATGCTATTGAAGCAAAAActtcacattttgaaaaaaactCTTTCCTAATACAGACTTTTATTCTTCCTAAGAAAAGGAAGTTTTTTTCTAAGACTCAGAACCAAAACCAATTGCATTTTATTACTTCTGATTAACATGTTGAAAACAGTAACATTTTAGATCTACTTATACTGTAAAGTATAAGTTGAAATTAATTCAATGGACTGGAGAcatagcttaagtggcagagtacctgcttagctagcacaaggcccaagttcaaaccatCAAAAAAGTTTTCATTCAATTTCATAGATATTAACAAGTCTGAAATTACATATGTGGTTTGCATAGTATTTGGAAGACTTTTTTGTACTTGGTCAAGTAAGAATTGAACTCTCACTCACCCTTTCAGTGAGATGTTAAAGGAGATAGTCAACCTATGAAAGAAGTTAAACTAAGGAAAATGCGATGATAGgacacaaaggagaaagaaagagtaatCAAGGGTGATGTTGAAGGGGGAATAAAAACTTTGAACCTACTGGATTCCTATTCTTTCTACCTGACATGAATTGATATCCTCTCTGTGGTGAACAGATATTACTTTTGGAAATAATGGGACCATTAATTTTGTTAGTAAGATCCACAATGCTAATGGTATATGTTAGAGAATGAATGATATGCCAATGAATGCATGCTGGTTCATATGTATAGTTACAGCAAACCCACTGTTTTTGTATAACCAGCATATTAACAaaagacttttcttttaaaacaattaaTAGGATTCCCATTTCTTTGTAGGCCCTCAACAAAACTGTAGAGTCTTATTTTAATCCTAGGTAATGTATAACTATCCATAAGCTATAGTTTTTCCTGTCATTCTCTGAATACTTGGTGTGATAGATGATATAGAGGAGAAGAGGTGGTTCCGAGAATTAAAGTGATTTCTACAAGGTCACGTTACTGGAACATGAGGAGCTGGGATTCAAAATCTAGTTTTCAGACAACAAATCCTTTTCCACTTCGATTCTTTCTTGAATTTATCTGACTTGCAGTAGGGCAATGACTCTGTAACCTTAACTCTGCCCCAACAAATTActcatacatttttctttatcatcCAAAAGTAGCTTGTCAAAAATCACTGTCAAAAATCCTTAATCTGGTGCACTGTATTGCCCTTCTAAATTTAACTCTATACCAAATTATGCAGGGAACATGATTCTGCAGCCTGAAGGTCTGGAATTCTAAAATTTTCTGTAGTGCCTGGTAGACCTTTTTGATCCATAACATTTAGTCATATCAATCAGAAAACTTCAaagaatacatgaagaaatactgtAACCTGGCTGATGTGAGCAAAAGTGACACAGGACAATTAAGTTTCAGGTTAATACCTGGTGCGCTGTAAAGGTCAATAAGCAAGGACTCCACTGCTAACAATAGATACTAGATATTTTGAGTATAGCCTTTGTTTTCCCAAGTGGTACAAGAAGAAATATAATACATGTAAATAGCataatgtgtttttattcttcCTGCATGGGCACAAAATTTTCTCCAGGGATCTGAAATCTAATATTTCCCATTGTATTGCAGAGCCAAGCCTACCCTAGCAATGCTAATCTGCAGGGGAAAAATAATGTGTTTtaggaaataaattatttatcgctattatatatacatatgagaaCATTTCAAAATTTTTCAATGTattactttaagaaaaataaaggattttAATAGATGTGAaatataaatgacattttattggaagtattttttttttaatttttttttttttttttttttttttttggccagtcctgggccttggactcagggcctgagcactgtccctggcttcttcccgctcaaggctagcactctgccacttgagccacagcgccgcttctggccgttttctgcatatgtggtgctggggaatcgaacctagggcctcgtgtatccgaggcaggcactcttgccactaggctatatccccagcccctattggaagtattttaaaacatttagatGATGAAATTTTAAAGACTTTTACACACAGTGTATATTGTTTCAAAACATTATCACTGTTCCTTTCAAGgtattttatgttgttgttgagTTTTACTTCGTAATATAAGTCTTTGTAAAACAAAGATTAAATGGAaaagagttgggaatgtggcttagtggtagagtgcttgcctagcatgcatgaagcggtattgtggctcaagtggtagagtgctagccttgaacaaaagaagctcaggcccctgagtctaagctccaagactggttccctctctctctctctc
The nucleotide sequence above comes from Perognathus longimembris pacificus isolate PPM17 chromosome 9, ASM2315922v1, whole genome shotgun sequence. Encoded proteins:
- the LOC125357702 gene encoding mitochondrial import inner membrane translocase subunit TIM14-like isoform X2, giving the protein MKHVEPQVKQVFQSLPKSAFCGVYYRGGFEPKMTKQGAALIPGVSPTANKGKIRDVHRRIMLLNHPGKGGSPSIAKNQ
- the LOC125357702 gene encoding mitochondrial import inner membrane translocase subunit TIM14-like isoform X1, encoding MASTVVVVGLTIAAAGFAGRYVLQAMKHVEPQVKQVFQSLPKSAFCGVYYRGGFEPKMTKQGAALIPGVSPTANKGKIRDVHRRIMLLNHPGKGGSPSIAKNQ